The sequence CGCCAAAGGGTCATGATTGCCATGGCGCTTTCGTGCAATCCCGGACTGCTTATAGCGGATGAACCTACAACGGCTCTCGATGTTACCGTTCAGGCGCAGATACTGGAACTGATCGGTAAACTGCAGAGCGATACAGGCATGAGCGTTATGCTGATCACCCATGATTTCGGTGTCGTTGCAGAGTTGTGCGAGGAGGTTATTGTTATGTATGCTTCGGGAATTGTGGAAAAAGGCGCAGTCCGGCAGATTTTCAGCAATCCGCTCCACCCTTATACACGGGGGCTGTTGCAATCGATACCTCGTATCGGTTCTCGCAAGGAGCGGCTGCATGTAATCGAAGGGCACGTGCCAAGCGCCGTTCATCTTCCTGATGGATGCAGATTTGCAGGTCGCTGTCCGCTTGCCGATGATCGATGCCGGCAGAGCAGGCCGGAACTGGCAATCCATGAACCGGGTCATGAAGCCGCTTGCTGGAAAGCCGGACATGATTTTCCCGGCATATGAGAGAGTTATACTGTTTACGAGATGATGTCGGAAAGGGTTGTGTTTTATTGTCAGCAATTCAAAACCAATACACGAGGAAAACTATGCAGGATCCCCTGCTTCTTGTGGTCGAAGACGATCAGAACCTTGCGAAACTGCTCGGTTACAATCTTGAACGAGCCGGATACAAGTATCATATTTCAGAAACGGGAGAGGACGCCCTCGATCAGCTGCTGAAAAGGAGTTTTGATCTTATTCTGCTCGATATCATGCTGCCCGGCATTGACGGATTTGAAGTGTGCCGGCGGATACGGCAGCATCAGATGCTCAAGGATCTTCCCATTATCATGCTGACGGCCAAAGGCGAGGAGATAGACAAGGTTCTCGGTTTTGAACTCGGTATTGACGATTACGTCGTCAAGCCGTTCAGTCCCCGTGAGCTGAACCTGAGAATTCGCGCCATTCTTAAGCGTGATCGCCGCCAGCGGGCAGGTTTACAGGAGGTACTCAGCGCTGGAGGTCTCGACGTCGATATTACGCGTCATCAGATCACCCTCGACGGCAAAGGGGTGATTTTGACTCTCATGGAGTTCAAGCTGCTTGTCGCGCTGCTTAAGCGCAAGGGGCAGGCTCAGTCAAGAGAGGCTCTCCTGAGCGATGTCTGGGATGTCGATAAAACCATTAATACCAGGACTATCGATACCCATATTACGAGGCTTCGCGAAAAGCTTGGTGAAACCGGAAAAATGATCAAGACAGTCAGAGGTCTGGGTTACAAGTTCGATGAGCCCGGAGAGGTCGATTGAAAATGTACGCAAGAGTATCGGTCAGGCTCGGAGTAGTGTTTGGCCTGATAATCTTTTTTACTGTTGCCCTCAGCTATTTTTCCCAGGGAAAGCTCATCAATGAACTGCTGCTCAAGGGTATCCGGCAGGAGCTTTATCGAGAACTCCGGATGAATCGGTTACTGCTTGAAAAACAGCCATCCGACTGGCAGGAAAGTGCTACAGCCGATCTCTGGACAGACAGGCTCGGCGAGATACTAAAGATCAGGGTGACGCTCATCACTCCCGGAGGAAAGGTGATCGGCGACTCGTACATTCCCTTTTCGGCTCTCGACCTCCTTGAAAACCACAGGAACAGGCCGGAAGTGCAGGCGGCGCTGAAAACCGGTTACGGCGAACACATCCGTTACAGTGCGACCGTCAGGGAAAACATGCTCTATATGGCGGTTCCGATCGGCAATCCGCAGATTTACGCGGTTCTGCGATTTGCCAAACCGGTACAGGCGATCGGGGCACTGGAGTCGGAAGTTCGAAAAGGCATAGAGGCAGGCCTTTTCTGGGCGCTGCTTTTTTCCCTGTTTGTCGGGGTGCTGACGGCGTTTTTTCTTGCCAGACCTCTTCAGCGACTTGCCGAAGCGGCTGAAAAGCGGCTTCATGGCGACTTCAGCGGGGTTATACCGGTTCATCGTGACGACGAGATAGGCAAGCTTGCCCGGGTCATTAATTTCATGTCCGATGAAATCAAAAAAAAGCAGCGTCAGGAAGAGTGGTATCGGGCTGTTTTTTCCGGTATTCGCGAGGCTATTCTTGTTACCAATGCCGCCGGCGAGATTGTGCTTGTCAACCCTGCCGCATCGCGCATGTTCCGCATCGATGGCGCGATGCTTATGTTCAGACCCATCAGGAAACTGTCGGACAGACGCCTTCAGGAGATTATCGATGGGGTTCATGAAAACAAGACTGCGCTGCTCAAGGAAGAGGTGAGCCTTGCGACGTCAAAAGGCACCAGAATTCTGCAGATCAGTTCGATGCCGGTAATGAAGAACAGCCGTTCGGACGGAACGGTCTTTGTATTCAATGATATCACCCGGCTGAGAAACCTTGAGCGAATCAGGCGTGATTTTGTTTCAAGCGTTTCCCATGAGCTTCGAACACCCCTCACCAGTATCAAAGGGTATACGGAAACCCTCCTTGAGGGAGCCATGCACGATCCCGAGCATGCTACCGCGTTTCTGCAGATCATACTCAAGGAGAGCGAACAGTTGACCGCACTCGTCAATGATGTGCTCGATTTATCAAGAATCGAATCGGGAAAAATCGAATATCATTTCGCACCGGTAGATCTCTGCCGCGTGATTGAAAAAACCGTCGAAATGCTTACTCCGGCGATTGAAAAAAAACAGATCCGCCTTGAGCGCCACTATCAGGATGATATCCCTGAAGTTACAGCAGATGCGGGCTATCTTGAAATTGTCGTACGAAACCTTCTCGATAACGCAGTAAAGTATGTCGATGACCGGAACGGGCGGGTGAGGATTTCAGTGTTTCGTACAGGAATGGATGTGCGCATGGAGATTGAAGATAACGGCATAGGTATCGCTCCCGCCGATCTTGACCGTATTTTTGAGAGGTTCTACCGGGTTGACAAGGCCCGATCGAGAACCCTTGGCGGCACCGGGTTGGGGCTTGCCATCGTCAAGCATATCGTCATCGGTCATAAAGGACACATTGAAGTCCGTTCAAGGATCAACCAGGGGTCCGTATTCAGCATAACTCTCCCTGCCGTATCGGTATAACAGAGATAATCGGGAAATGATCATGAAGGGTATCCGTTTCTATTTCGAGCAGCAGGGATTCAGTACTGCTCATGCAGAGCAGCTCACAACACTGCTGTTGTTGCTTGTGGCCATCATTCTTGTGACCGTTACAGGGATAGTTGCCCGAAAGCTGCTGCTTAAGGTGGTAACGCTCTTTGCCCGGAAAACGGCTACCGATCTCGATGATCTTCTGCTGAAACATCGGGTATTCGCCTCGATCGCCCATATGGTGCCTCCGATTCTGTTCTATAATGTCGCTCATGTCGTCTTCCTCTTCTATCCTGACATTATTCTGCCGGTGCAGGCGTTTCTTACGATCTATCTTACCATCGTTGTTATTTTTGCCATACTCGGCTCGCTCGATGCCCTGCTTGAGAACTACAACGAGCATCCGGTTTCCGCACGGCTTCCGCTCAAGAGCTTTATCCAGGTACTGAAAACCATCGTCATCAGTTCGGGAGCTGTTATCGTGATATCGAGGCTGCTCGGAACCTCTCCTCTGGTGTTCTTCAGTGGTCTCGGTGCCTTCACCGCAGTGATCATTCTCATTTTCAAGGATTCGATACTCGGTTTCGTCGCCGGTATCCAGCTTACCGCGAACAACCTCGTGAAAGCAGGCGACTGGATCGAAATGCCGAAATATGGTGCCGATGGAGAGGTTATCGACATTTCGCTTGTCACGGTTTCCGTGCAGAACGGAGACAAGACAATCACGGTCATACCGGCTTACGCGCTGATTTCAGAGGGGTTCAGGAACTGGCGCGGCATGAGCGAGTCCGGTGCGCGCAGGATCATGCGTTCGATCAACATCGACATGCGAAGCGTGCAATTCTGCGATGAAGCCATGATTGAGAAACTGCGCGGCATTTTTCTGCTTCGAGATTATCTCGATGCCAAAATTCGGGAACTGGACGACTATAACCGACGATTTGCCTGCGATACAACCGTTCCGGTCAACGGTCGCCGTCTGACCAATTTCGGAACTTTTCGGGCCTACGTAATCGCCTATCTCCGCAGCCACCCCAAGATCAACAGCGACATGACCTTTCTGGTACGTCACCTGCAGCCTGCTGAAAATGGCATACCGCTTCAGCTTTATGTATTCTGTAACGATATAGACCTGGCAAATTACGAGGATGTTCAGGCCGACATCATCGATCACCTGCTTGCGGTGCTGCCATTCTTCGAACTCCGGGTTTTCCAGAACCCGTCAGGCTCCGATATCGCTGAAGCTGCCAGCGCTATCGGAGAT comes from Chlorobium limicola DSM 245 and encodes:
- a CDS encoding ABC transporter ATP-binding protein translates to MHILELNNLKTYYSTGYGVAKAVDGVSFTLAQNRTLGIVGESGCGKSVTALSIMRLVPMPPGYFAGGEILWKGNNILKLPEEGMRRLRGNEIAMIFQEPMSSLNPVFTCGNQIMEQILLHRNISRREARERSIELLHLVGIPNPSERFSSYPHELSGGMRQRVMIAMALSCNPGLLIADEPTTALDVTVQAQILELIGKLQSDTGMSVMLITHDFGVVAELCEEVIVMYASGIVEKGAVRQIFSNPLHPYTRGLLQSIPRIGSRKERLHVIEGHVPSAVHLPDGCRFAGRCPLADDRCRQSRPELAIHEPGHEAACWKAGHDFPGI
- a CDS encoding response regulator transcription factor, producing MQDPLLLVVEDDQNLAKLLGYNLERAGYKYHISETGEDALDQLLKRSFDLILLDIMLPGIDGFEVCRRIRQHQMLKDLPIIMLTAKGEEIDKVLGFELGIDDYVVKPFSPRELNLRIRAILKRDRRQRAGLQEVLSAGGLDVDITRHQITLDGKGVILTLMEFKLLVALLKRKGQAQSREALLSDVWDVDKTINTRTIDTHITRLREKLGETGKMIKTVRGLGYKFDEPGEVD
- a CDS encoding ATP-binding protein, with amino-acid sequence MYARVSVRLGVVFGLIIFFTVALSYFSQGKLINELLLKGIRQELYRELRMNRLLLEKQPSDWQESATADLWTDRLGEILKIRVTLITPGGKVIGDSYIPFSALDLLENHRNRPEVQAALKTGYGEHIRYSATVRENMLYMAVPIGNPQIYAVLRFAKPVQAIGALESEVRKGIEAGLFWALLFSLFVGVLTAFFLARPLQRLAEAAEKRLHGDFSGVIPVHRDDEIGKLARVINFMSDEIKKKQRQEEWYRAVFSGIREAILVTNAAGEIVLVNPAASRMFRIDGAMLMFRPIRKLSDRRLQEIIDGVHENKTALLKEEVSLATSKGTRILQISSMPVMKNSRSDGTVFVFNDITRLRNLERIRRDFVSSVSHELRTPLTSIKGYTETLLEGAMHDPEHATAFLQIILKESEQLTALVNDVLDLSRIESGKIEYHFAPVDLCRVIEKTVEMLTPAIEKKQIRLERHYQDDIPEVTADAGYLEIVVRNLLDNAVKYVDDRNGRVRISVFRTGMDVRMEIEDNGIGIAPADLDRIFERFYRVDKARSRTLGGTGLGLAIVKHIVIGHKGHIEVRSRINQGSVFSITLPAVSV
- a CDS encoding mechanosensitive ion channel family protein codes for the protein MKGIRFYFEQQGFSTAHAEQLTTLLLLLVAIILVTVTGIVARKLLLKVVTLFARKTATDLDDLLLKHRVFASIAHMVPPILFYNVAHVVFLFYPDIILPVQAFLTIYLTIVVIFAILGSLDALLENYNEHPVSARLPLKSFIQVLKTIVISSGAVIVISRLLGTSPLVFFSGLGAFTAVIILIFKDSILGFVAGIQLTANNLVKAGDWIEMPKYGADGEVIDISLVTVSVQNGDKTITVIPAYALISEGFRNWRGMSESGARRIMRSINIDMRSVQFCDEAMIEKLRGIFLLRDYLDAKIRELDDYNRRFACDTTVPVNGRRLTNFGTFRAYVIAYLRSHPKINSDMTFLVRHLQPAENGIPLQLYVFCNDIDLANYEDVQADIIDHLLAVLPFFELRVFQNPSGSDIAEAASAIGDLQQALKPHP